In a genomic window of Bacillota bacterium:
- a CDS encoding carbohydrate ABC transporter permease has protein sequence MALSIRKKRLSRSAGGDVVILLFLLAAASFMVLPMILIISNAFKPLSELFLFPPRLFVRNPTMKNFHDLMIMMAQSWVPFGRYLLNSLFIVILGTFGNVLFGSMAAYVISVRKFPGAKLFMTMVVLSLMFSSEVTQIPNYVTIAFLGWVDSLKAVIIPAWASSLGLYLMKNFIDSMIPDSLVEAAEIDGAGDFRIYWQIVMPNVKPAWLTMIILSFQQLWRTQGGYYIYSEQLKTLPYALNQIAQGGVARQGVQAAVTVLMMIIPIIVFVINQSKVVDTMGTSGMAN, from the coding sequence ATGGCATTAAGCATTAGAAAAAAACGGTTGTCGCGTTCAGCCGGCGGCGATGTGGTGATTCTGCTGTTTTTATTGGCAGCAGCCTCCTTTATGGTACTGCCGATGATTCTGATTATCAGTAATGCGTTCAAACCATTGAGCGAGCTGTTTCTGTTTCCGCCGCGGTTGTTTGTGCGCAATCCTACTATGAAAAATTTCCATGACTTAATGATCATGATGGCTCAGTCATGGGTACCATTTGGCAGATATTTGCTTAACTCACTATTTATTGTTATTCTCGGTACATTCGGAAACGTTTTGTTTGGATCAATGGCAGCCTATGTTATCTCAGTCCGGAAATTCCCCGGAGCGAAGCTGTTCATGACTATGGTAGTACTGTCGCTGATGTTTTCATCAGAAGTAACCCAGATCCCAAACTATGTCACGATTGCGTTTTTGGGCTGGGTGGATTCACTAAAAGCGGTGATTATTCCGGCGTGGGCATCATCTTTAGGATTGTATCTGATGAAGAATTTTATCGACAGCATGATCCCGGATTCGCTAGTTGAAGCGGCAGAGATTGATGGAGCTGGAGATTTTCGGATTTATTGGCAGATTGTAATGCCAAACGTCAAACCAGCGTGGTTGACTATGATCATTCTTTCGTTCCAACAGTTATGGCGCACCCAGGGTGGATACTACATCTACTCGGAGCAGCTGAAAACACTGCCATACGCCTTGAATCAGATCGCTCAGGGTGGAGTAGCGCGCCAGGGTGTTCAAGCGGCTGTAACTGTTCTGATGATGATTATTCCTATCATTGTATTTGTAATCAACCAGAGTAAAGTAGTAGACACCATGGGCACATCGGGAATGGCGAATTAA
- a CDS encoding sugar ABC transporter permease, with translation MSSSVQRDKTQLGMKTRPGRFAALLKEIRASKTCYLFLAPYAILFTLFTVVPVIMAILLSFTYFNMLQPPQWVGLHNYVRLFLEDEIFLIAVKNTLVYAAITGPVSYLLCFVIAWLINDLKPKVRAFLTLLFYAPSISGNAYVVWRVIFSGDTYGIVNGFLMYWGFIDSPIQWLIDPKYIMPIVILVVLWMSLGTSFLVFIAGLQGIDPALYEAGAIDGVRNRWQELWYLTLPQMRGYLMFGAIMSITSSFTVAGEITTLVGFPSTDYAAHTIVQHLQDYGTIRFDMGYASSIAVILFFMMVVAQRVVQKLLDKVGE, from the coding sequence ATGAGTTCATCTGTTCAACGCGATAAAACCCAACTGGGAATGAAGACAAGACCCGGGAGATTTGCGGCACTGCTTAAGGAGATCAGAGCTTCCAAGACATGCTATCTGTTCTTAGCACCATATGCCATCCTGTTCACACTGTTTACTGTTGTTCCGGTTATCATGGCAATTCTGCTCAGCTTCACCTATTTCAACATGCTGCAGCCGCCGCAGTGGGTAGGTCTGCACAACTACGTCCGGCTATTTCTGGAGGATGAGATCTTCCTAATTGCCGTTAAAAACACGCTCGTCTACGCTGCAATTACCGGACCTGTCAGCTATCTACTCTGCTTTGTGATAGCCTGGCTGATTAATGATCTCAAGCCAAAAGTAAGAGCGTTCCTAACGTTGTTGTTCTATGCTCCGTCTATTTCCGGTAATGCGTATGTGGTATGGCGGGTTATTTTCAGCGGTGACACTTATGGCATTGTCAATGGTTTCCTAATGTACTGGGGCTTTATCGATTCGCCAATCCAATGGCTGATTGACCCGAAGTACATCATGCCGATTGTAATCTTGGTTGTATTATGGATGAGTTTAGGCACTTCGTTCCTTGTGTTTATCGCTGGACTGCAGGGAATCGACCCAGCTCTATACGAGGCAGGTGCAATCGATGGAGTTAGAAATAGATGGCAGGAGCTGTGGTACCTGACGCTGCCGCAGATGCGAGGGTATCTGATGTTTGGTGCGATCATGTCAATTACCTCGTCATTTACGGTCGCTGGTGAGATCACCACTTTAGTAGGCTTTCCCAGCACCGATTATGCAGCTCATACCATCGTCCAGCATTTACAGGACTACGGAACAATCAGATTTGATATGGGGTACGCCTCTTCTATCGCTGTAATATTGTTCTTCATGATGGTTGTTGCTCAAAGAGTAGTTCAGAAGTTGCTAGATAAAGTTGGGGAGTAG
- a CDS encoding extracellular solute-binding protein yields MKKRLAALLIIITISWLALSAGIYAESEPEYTLGDITAYVRERGYLDYLEQYPDAVRPDAEIIIPASDYSASDMQLEIISDFAGSDQEVLMTEETGYVEWTFEVEQAGLYNLAIKYYPLEGRGVDIERELWINGERPFDNAQYLKFYRVWGDEGDFIVDSLGNEIRSKQIEKPEWIYADVKDPLGYFQEPYSFYLNQGINTIRLVSRMEPVALAELKLYQYVSPPSYAEVYAAYESQGIRPTANVFIKKQGEESTVRSSPTLFPISDHGDPSVEPYHHAEIRLNTIGGYRWAQPGQWIRWEVDVPEDGLYILAFKAKQDQKAGAVSTRRLYINGKVPFAEVSAVPFYYSTYYQMNVLGDPDTGQPYYFYLPKGKNEITLEVVLGDVADVLRGTEEHLYELNTIYRRIIMITGGNPDPMRTYELDKRIPEVISRIGYQADIYQDLVDQLIAETGMEGEHTQALTQVAFLLRRMYSDTDRITRMLSEFRDSLGSIGNWIYQTREQPLQIDYLIVASPDQTMPRAEPTWWQSLVHEIKAIAASFYREYDLMGNISGDDIAEEREPITVWIGSGRDQAQILKQLIDNEFSPKTGIPVKMQLVPDLTQLLLRAAIAGTAPDVAIGMQLQDPVNFGMRGALYNLANFADFDEVMQDFMVSSYVPFTFRDNVFALAAQQSFPVMFYRKDILAELGIDIPKTWDDVYRILPILQKNGMSIGIRPSIYYTWLYQRGELVYKPDGVETNLDSETAIQAFAELTDLWSLHSLLIEFNTENRFRFGEMPIVIEDYGFYNRLAVFAPELRGEWGFDLVPGTVQPDGTVNHTVVGITTANPMSVSLAGIQGPATGILQTASDHDAAWEFVKWWISADTQLQFGRELENLMGTAARYPTANLEAFLQLPWTSEQREKLLEQWHWVEGSLEVPGGYYMNRMFDWAFRAVVVDDDFTSARETLTKYNMDINYELRLKRDEFGLELTLDEIPQEYIDLFWSRFTHIQPRDQY; encoded by the coding sequence ATGAAAAAAAGATTAGCTGCACTGTTAATTATCATTACTATCAGCTGGTTGGCTTTATCAGCAGGAATCTATGCTGAGAGCGAGCCGGAATACACTCTAGGGGATATTACTGCATATGTACGCGAACGAGGATATCTGGATTATCTGGAACAGTATCCTGATGCTGTGCGTCCTGACGCAGAGATTATCATTCCTGCTTCTGACTACTCTGCTTCAGATATGCAGTTAGAAATTATCTCAGATTTTGCTGGCTCTGATCAAGAGGTCTTGATGACTGAAGAGACAGGATATGTCGAGTGGACTTTTGAGGTGGAGCAAGCTGGATTGTATAATCTCGCCATAAAATACTATCCACTTGAAGGACGCGGGGTAGACATTGAACGAGAGCTGTGGATCAATGGCGAGCGTCCCTTTGATAATGCCCAATATCTGAAGTTCTATCGTGTTTGGGGCGACGAAGGCGACTTTATCGTTGACTCTTTGGGCAATGAAATCCGCTCCAAGCAAATTGAAAAGCCGGAGTGGATCTACGCAGATGTAAAGGATCCGCTTGGTTATTTTCAAGAGCCATACAGCTTCTATCTTAATCAAGGCATTAACACGATTAGATTAGTTTCTCGCATGGAACCGGTTGCGCTGGCAGAGCTGAAACTCTATCAATATGTCAGCCCGCCGAGCTATGCGGAGGTATACGCTGCGTACGAGTCTCAAGGAATTCGTCCTACAGCAAACGTTTTTATTAAAAAGCAGGGTGAGGAAAGCACTGTTCGCTCATCACCGACTTTATTTCCTATCTCCGATCATGGCGATCCATCAGTAGAACCTTACCACCACGCAGAAATTCGCCTAAACACGATCGGGGGATACCGCTGGGCACAGCCGGGTCAGTGGATCCGCTGGGAAGTTGATGTGCCTGAAGACGGATTATATATTCTTGCTTTTAAGGCAAAGCAGGATCAAAAAGCAGGCGCTGTCAGCACTCGCCGGCTGTACATAAATGGTAAGGTGCCTTTTGCTGAGGTTTCTGCCGTTCCGTTTTATTACTCTACTTATTATCAGATGAATGTATTAGGCGATCCTGATACAGGTCAACCATACTACTTCTATCTTCCCAAAGGGAAAAACGAAATAACCTTAGAGGTTGTTTTAGGCGATGTTGCCGATGTGCTCAGAGGTACAGAGGAGCACCTCTATGAGCTCAACACTATTTACCGCCGGATTATCATGATCACCGGTGGAAATCCGGACCCGATGAGGACTTATGAGTTAGATAAACGGATTCCTGAGGTAATCAGTCGGATCGGTTATCAAGCTGATATTTACCAAGACCTGGTGGATCAGCTGATCGCCGAAACCGGAATGGAAGGGGAGCATACTCAGGCACTCACTCAGGTCGCGTTCCTGCTTCGGAGAATGTACAGCGATACTGATCGCATAACAAGAATGCTCTCTGAGTTTCGCGACAGCCTCGGCTCTATCGGTAACTGGATTTATCAAACCAGGGAGCAGCCGCTGCAGATTGATTACTTAATAGTTGCCTCTCCCGATCAGACTATGCCGAGAGCTGAGCCGACCTGGTGGCAGTCGCTTGTTCACGAGATAAAAGCAATTGCAGCTTCGTTTTACCGTGAATATGACTTAATGGGCAATATCTCAGGCGACGATATCGCGGAAGAGAGAGAACCGATCACTGTTTGGATTGGCTCAGGAAGAGACCAAGCCCAGATTTTAAAACAGCTGATCGATAACGAATTCAGTCCTAAGACAGGTATACCTGTAAAAATGCAGCTGGTGCCAGATCTGACTCAACTTCTATTAAGAGCAGCTATTGCAGGAACCGCACCTGATGTTGCCATCGGCATGCAACTGCAGGATCCAGTTAACTTTGGAATGCGGGGAGCCCTGTATAATCTCGCCAATTTCGCTGACTTCGATGAAGTAATGCAGGACTTCATGGTCAGTTCTTACGTTCCATTTACATTTAGGGATAATGTCTTTGCATTGGCTGCTCAGCAGTCGTTTCCGGTAATGTTCTACCGGAAAGACATCTTGGCTGAATTGGGCATCGACATTCCCAAAACCTGGGACGATGTTTATCGGATTTTGCCAATTCTCCAGAAAAACGGCATGTCCATTGGTATCAGGCCGTCGATATACTATACCTGGCTCTACCAGCGCGGTGAGTTGGTGTATAAGCCTGACGGGGTTGAAACTAATCTCGACTCAGAAACAGCAATTCAAGCATTTGCAGAGCTGACTGATTTATGGAGTCTGCACAGTCTGCTGATTGAGTTTAATACTGAAAACCGGTTCCGTTTTGGTGAAATGCCGATTGTAATTGAGGACTACGGCTTTTACAATCGCCTGGCAGTGTTTGCACCTGAACTGAGGGGCGAATGGGGCTTTGATTTGGTGCCCGGCACGGTGCAGCCGGATGGAACTGTTAACCACACCGTTGTCGGGATTACCACCGCCAATCCCATGTCGGTTTCATTAGCCGGCATTCAAGGACCAGCAACCGGTATTCTACAAACAGCATCAGACCATGATGCTGCCTGGGAGTTTGTTAAGTGGTGGATCAGTGCTGATACTCAGCTTCAGTTTGGCCGTGAACTAGAAAACTTGATGGGGACAGCAGCTCGCTATCCAACAGCAAATCTCGAGGCATTTTTACAGCTGCCTTGGACTTCAGAGCAGCGAGAAAAACTATTAGAGCAGTGGCATTGGGTTGAAGGTTCGTTAGAAGTTCCGGGTGGATACTATATGAATCGGATGTTTGATTGGGCGTTTAGGGCAGTTGTGGTTGATGACGACTTCACTTCTGCGCGGGAGACCTTGACAAAATACAATATGGATATTAACTACGAACTGCGCCTGAAGAGAGATGAGTTTGGTTTGGAACTGACGCTTGATGAGATCCCGCAGGAGTATATCGATCTCTTTTGGTCACGCTTTACTCACATTCAACCACGTGATCAGTATTGA
- a CDS encoding AraC family transcriptional regulator, with product MNTVDFSIHYNKLDTSYTMPQKHEHNHYEIYYLVSGERFYFIEDQIFHVHPGDLVFISKGYIHRTTEADSSMGAHARYVVYFTETFLRQLLSQAQVSELLSCFYHDTKVVHLTVAQQNFIESLLTKLADEYSNHQPGGELYQRVLLTELLLFSNRLNFDLVYHHLNELNPVYLTIHKIVQHVRKNYREKLTLTAIANEFYISPYYLSRMFKQVTGLTLTEYLNNTRIKAAQQLLRTTDLPISAISEQVGYESHSHFGRVFRKFTSCSPMQYRKTHRTAKAENLSL from the coding sequence TTGAATACAGTAGATTTTTCGATTCATTATAATAAACTGGACACTTCGTATACAATGCCCCAGAAGCATGAGCATAATCATTATGAAATATATTATCTGGTTTCAGGAGAGCGTTTTTATTTCATTGAGGATCAAATTTTTCATGTTCATCCGGGGGATTTGGTGTTCATTTCAAAAGGATATATTCACCGGACAACCGAGGCGGACAGCAGCATGGGAGCGCACGCCCGCTATGTGGTTTACTTCACCGAAACTTTTCTCAGACAGCTGCTCAGCCAAGCTCAAGTTAGTGAACTGCTGTCCTGTTTTTACCACGACACAAAGGTAGTCCACTTGACTGTCGCACAGCAGAACTTTATTGAATCACTCCTTACGAAGCTGGCAGACGAGTACAGCAACCACCAACCTGGCGGTGAGCTGTATCAAAGAGTTCTGTTAACAGAGCTTCTCTTGTTTTCTAATCGCCTAAATTTTGATCTGGTCTATCACCATCTCAACGAGCTTAACCCGGTTTACTTGACCATCCATAAGATTGTTCAGCATGTCAGAAAGAATTATCGGGAAAAGCTGACTCTCACTGCTATCGCTAATGAATTTTATATCAGTCCTTACTATCTCAGTAGAATGTTTAAACAAGTTACTGGGCTGACGCTAACTGAGTACTTAAACAACACCCGCATTAAGGCAGCGCAGCAGCTTCTGCGTACTACCGATCTGCCGATCAGCGCCATTTCTGAGCAGGTGGGTTATGAAAGCCACTCGCATTTTGGCAGAGTATTCCGGAAATTTACCAGCTGCTCACCTATGCAGTACCGAAAAACCCATAGAACAGCTAAAGCAGAAAACCTAAGTCTGTAA
- the dapB gene encoding 4-hydroxy-tetrahydrodipicolinate reductase → MHRVVVAGGTGRTGKAVVQYLIGCAGLEVVGIVSRQNAGRYLSSLLPDLDVEIPIFGTLEQAYAAVLPTDVVDFTVPEAAVNHFTFCIEKRIHPIIGTTGLSSKDQQLFADLCREHKLGGALIPNFALGMIVVKKALAAAAELFAYAAVIDYYSDQKKEVPSGTSKQLAAELKKYKNYSHESIPVYSFRIPGQTVSQQLKFGGMGETITISHDVSDRVCFGPGVYKAVVNIGRYEHLVTDLGFLL, encoded by the coding sequence TGCTGGCCTGGAGGTAGTTGGCATTGTCAGCAGACAAAACGCAGGGCGGTATTTAAGCAGTTTGCTGCCTGATTTAGATGTAGAGATTCCCATCTTTGGCACTTTAGAACAGGCGTATGCAGCTGTTTTGCCAACAGATGTCGTTGATTTTACAGTGCCAGAGGCAGCAGTAAACCATTTTACCTTCTGCATAGAAAAACGCATTCATCCGATTATCGGTACCACGGGCTTGAGCAGTAAAGACCAGCAGCTGTTCGCAGATCTCTGCCGTGAGCATAAGCTTGGAGGAGCATTAATCCCAAACTTCGCCCTGGGTATGATAGTTGTCAAGAAAGCACTAGCCGCAGCAGCTGAGCTGTTTGCATATGCAGCGGTAATTGATTATTATTCAGATCAAAAAAAGGAAGTTCCTTCGGGAACTTCCAAGCAGTTAGCTGCAGAGCTTAAAAAATACAAGAATTACAGTCACGAATCCATACCGGTTTACAGCTTTCGCATCCCGGGTCAGACCGTCAGCCAGCAGCTGAAATTCGGCGGGATGGGTGAAACGATTACAATTAGTCATGATGTGAGCGATCGGGTCTGTTTTGGTCCGGGGGTATATAAAGCAGTGGTCAACATTGGCCGATATGAGCATCTAGTTACAGACTTAGGTTTTCTGCTTTAG